From Persicobacter psychrovividus, the proteins below share one genomic window:
- a CDS encoding phosphopantetheine-binding protein produces MEKTELIEKINIFLIEEFEVEGELNADESLMEALDLDSLDLVDLVVVIEKKFGFKVKSEDFEGIRTLNDFYDYVYQRTQHNS; encoded by the coding sequence ATGGAAAAGACGGAACTAATTGAGAAAATAAACATCTTTTTGATCGAGGAATTTGAGGTTGAGGGCGAATTGAATGCTGATGAGTCTCTGATGGAAGCCTTGGATTTGGATAGCCTTGATTTGGTAGACCTTGTTGTTGTGATCGAAAAGAAATTCGGTTTTAAAGTTAAGAGTGAGGACTTTGAAGGAATCCGTACTTTGAACGATTTTTACGACTATGTTTACCAACGTACACAACATAATTCATAA
- the fabG gene encoding 3-oxoacyl-ACP reductase FabG, producing MESKKVILITGASRGIGRATAIKMATSGTHILINYQSNIVAAEETKCLVELEGATAELLPFNVNDAEAVDQALDLWHEQNPELFIDTLVNNAGIRNDTLMMWMSNESWESVLNTSLNGFFYCTRRLLKNMLVNKKGNIVNVVSLSGIKGQAGQVNYSAAKSGVIGATKALAQEVGKKGVRVNAVAPGFIMTDMTEDLPIKDLKKMIPLNRFGKAEEVADAISFLASSSSSYITGEVLSINGGLYT from the coding sequence ATGGAATCAAAAAAGGTAATTTTAATTACTGGAGCATCGCGAGGCATTGGGCGTGCGACGGCTATAAAAATGGCAACTTCAGGAACGCATATTCTGATTAATTATCAGTCCAATATAGTTGCTGCAGAAGAAACAAAGTGCCTTGTTGAGCTGGAAGGGGCAACCGCTGAGTTACTCCCTTTTAATGTCAATGATGCTGAGGCGGTGGATCAAGCATTGGACCTGTGGCATGAGCAGAACCCTGAACTTTTTATTGATACGCTTGTGAATAATGCGGGTATTCGTAATGATACCTTGATGATGTGGATGAGCAATGAAAGTTGGGAGTCGGTATTAAACACCTCTTTGAATGGTTTTTTCTATTGCACACGCAGACTTTTGAAAAATATGCTGGTCAATAAGAAAGGTAATATTGTCAACGTTGTTTCTTTATCTGGAATAAAGGGCCAAGCGGGGCAAGTTAATTATTCCGCTGCTAAAAGCGGTGTTATAGGAGCAACCAAAGCCTTGGCACAAGAGGTTGGGAAGAAAGGAGTTAGGGTAAATGCCGTAGCGCCTGGTTTTATCATGACCGATATGACCGAGGATCTTCCGATAAAAGATTTGAAAAAGATGATTCCTTTGAACCGATTCGGTAAAGCGGAAGAAGTGGCCGACGCTATTTCTTTTTTAGCGTCTTCTTCTTCCTCTTATATTACAGGAGAGGTCTTATCGATTAATGGTGGGTTATATACCTAA
- a CDS encoding beta-ketoacyl-[acyl-carrier-protein] synthase family protein — MENKVVITGVGIYSCLGTSVDEVKKSLFEGRSGIGIDPRRIALGFQSALTGLVPKPELKKLLKRRQRIGLGEQGEYAYVSTVEALKMANIDQAYLDQNEVGILFGNDSCARAVIDSVDVLREKKDTSLIGSAPLFQTMNCTVTMNLSTIFKLKGVNFTISGACASGSHSVGMAYTLIKAGLQEMIICGGAQEINAESMGAFDALGAFATNEDPTKASKPFDKYRSGLVPSGGAATLVLESYESAVKRGATILAEVAGYGFSSNGDHISVPNVDGPVRALNKALKQAKMRAEEIDYVNAHATSTPVGDGNEAKAIDEVFGAKKPFVSSTKSMTGHECWMAGASEVIYSLIMMNNDFVAPNINFDEPDEDSQKLNIVSKTKETKINALLTNSFGFGGTNAAIILKKYGKDGTN; from the coding sequence ATGGAAAATAAAGTGGTAATCACTGGCGTAGGCATTTATTCATGTCTGGGGACGAGTGTTGATGAGGTGAAGAAATCCCTGTTTGAAGGACGTTCAGGGATAGGCATCGATCCAAGAAGGATAGCATTAGGTTTTCAATCTGCTTTGACAGGCTTAGTCCCTAAACCGGAATTGAAAAAGCTATTGAAGAGACGCCAGCGTATCGGTTTGGGTGAACAGGGCGAATATGCCTATGTATCGACTGTTGAGGCCTTAAAAATGGCCAATATTGATCAGGCATATTTAGACCAAAATGAAGTAGGTATATTATTTGGAAATGATAGTTGTGCTCGGGCTGTGATCGACAGTGTTGATGTGTTGCGAGAGAAAAAGGATACGAGCCTGATAGGATCAGCTCCTTTATTTCAGACAATGAACTGTACGGTAACAATGAACTTGTCAACCATTTTTAAATTGAAAGGAGTGAACTTTACCATCTCTGGGGCTTGTGCAAGTGGTTCTCACTCTGTGGGAATGGCCTACACACTGATCAAGGCCGGCTTGCAGGAAATGATTATTTGTGGTGGCGCGCAGGAGATTAACGCTGAGTCGATGGGAGCTTTTGATGCACTTGGAGCTTTTGCAACCAATGAGGACCCGACAAAAGCGAGTAAGCCATTTGATAAATACAGAAGCGGACTGGTACCGAGTGGTGGTGCTGCGACTTTAGTGTTGGAATCTTATGAGTCCGCGGTAAAACGAGGAGCAACTATTTTGGCTGAGGTAGCCGGCTATGGCTTTTCCTCTAACGGGGATCACATATCAGTACCTAATGTTGACGGCCCAGTACGGGCGCTGAATAAAGCCTTGAAACAAGCCAAAATGCGTGCTGAAGAAATCGATTACGTCAATGCACATGCCACTTCGACCCCTGTTGGTGATGGAAATGAAGCCAAAGCTATTGACGAAGTATTCGGGGCAAAAAAACCATTTGTAAGTTCCACCAAGTCAATGACAGGCCATGAGTGCTGGATGGCAGGAGCGAGTGAAGTTATTTATTCACTCATCATGATGAATAATGATTTCGTAGCTCCAAACATAAATTTTGACGAGCCTGACGAAGACTCTCAAAAATTGAATATAGTAAGCAAAACAAAAGAAACAAAAATTAATGCATTGTTGACTAACTCTTTTGGATTTGGTGGAACAAATGCGGCAATAATTTTAAAAAAATATGGAAAAGACGGAACTAATTGA
- a CDS encoding aromatic amino acid ammonia-lyase: MFREVHLKNFKEVVFGYNQIQLSDEFIQKVGDNFNFLQSFSKDKVIYGVNTGFGPMAQYKIENGKLRELQYNLIRSHASGAGDMFPEVALRAIMFARLCSLAQVKSGVHPSLLETITQLLNLNVLPVIYEHGGVGASGDLVQLAHLALCLIGEGEVLYQGKIRPTAEVFAELNIEPINIYIREGLALLNGTSAMTGVGLVNLVHAYNLLDIELQASCVMNEIVSSFDDHYSKELNQVKGHSGQNEIASMMREKLLGASRIKSRHQHLYKKTEVAEFKDKVQEYYSLRCIPQILGPILDCVKQAETVLLNELNSANDNPVIDSDIEDVFHGGNFHGDYVSFEMDKLKIAMAKLSILSERHVNFLCNSKINNILPPFVNQGVLGLNMGVQGIVFTAASTTAENQMLANPMYVHSIPNNNDNMDVVSMGCNAANITNRVINNTYQVIAIELITMIQGIDCLKASAELSKSARQLYGSLREITPNFVEDIIPHIETKKIEQYMRSLILGNKRN; this comes from the coding sequence GTGTTTAGAGAGGTACATTTAAAGAATTTTAAGGAGGTTGTATTTGGTTACAATCAAATACAACTATCTGACGAATTTATTCAAAAGGTAGGTGACAATTTTAATTTTCTACAATCTTTTTCAAAAGATAAAGTTATATATGGTGTCAATACTGGCTTTGGCCCAATGGCTCAATATAAAATAGAAAATGGTAAATTAAGGGAATTACAATACAATCTAATTCGTAGCCATGCGTCTGGTGCGGGAGATATGTTTCCTGAAGTCGCTCTGCGTGCCATTATGTTCGCTCGTTTATGTTCTCTTGCTCAAGTAAAATCTGGCGTGCACCCCAGTCTGCTTGAGACTATAACTCAACTACTTAACCTAAATGTACTGCCTGTTATTTATGAACATGGCGGTGTAGGGGCAAGTGGTGACTTGGTTCAATTGGCACACTTAGCCTTATGCTTGATCGGAGAAGGAGAGGTTTTGTATCAAGGGAAGATTAGACCTACAGCGGAAGTTTTTGCTGAATTGAATATAGAGCCGATAAATATTTACATCAGAGAAGGATTAGCTTTGTTAAATGGTACCTCGGCAATGACAGGTGTTGGACTTGTTAACTTAGTTCATGCTTATAATCTTTTGGATATTGAATTGCAAGCTTCTTGTGTGATGAATGAAATTGTATCATCGTTTGATGATCATTACTCCAAAGAGCTTAATCAAGTAAAAGGACATTCGGGTCAGAACGAGATTGCCTCCATGATGAGAGAAAAGCTTTTAGGGGCCTCAAGAATTAAAAGTAGACATCAGCATTTATACAAAAAAACAGAGGTTGCTGAGTTTAAAGACAAGGTGCAGGAATACTACTCATTGAGATGTATTCCCCAAATTCTTGGGCCAATTTTGGACTGTGTCAAGCAAGCAGAAACGGTACTTTTAAATGAACTTAATTCTGCAAATGACAATCCGGTTATTGATTCGGATATAGAGGATGTTTTTCATGGGGGAAATTTTCATGGAGATTATGTTTCCTTTGAGATGGATAAACTTAAAATAGCCATGGCGAAACTGTCTATTTTGTCTGAACGCCATGTTAACTTTCTTTGTAACTCTAAGATCAACAACATTCTTCCTCCATTTGTGAATCAAGGTGTTTTAGGTTTAAATATGGGAGTTCAAGGGATTGTTTTTACGGCTGCTTCAACAACAGCAGAGAACCAGATGCTGGCCAATCCAATGTATGTTCATAGCATTCCTAATAATAATGACAACATGGATGTTGTGAGTATGGGTTGTAATGCAGCAAATATCACAAATCGAGTAATCAATAATACATATCAGGTAATCGCTATTGAATTAATTACGATGATCCAAGGAATTGATTGTTTGAAGGCGTCTGCTGAATTATCTAAAAGCGCACGTCAACTATACGGATCGTTACGTGAGATTACTCCTAATTTCGTTGAGGACATCATTCCCCATATCGAAACTAAGAAGATCGAACAATACATGCGCTCACTAATTTTGGGCAATAAACGAAATTAA